Proteins from a single region of Cydia splendana chromosome 9, ilCydSple1.2, whole genome shotgun sequence:
- the LOC134793448 gene encoding uncharacterized protein LOC134793448, whose translation MAQYSWIIFSVMLTCCLLEVSSRPSDSESATSLRFDIPEEATDDINDDEELPREQIRYLDIDNNNTQDILDKISAINKGLIKPNRMRNKNSQTHTLGDYVLDASTLEKIQQIISDSKLNGYSNVQKKQESNYLTSQNINQIRYDNSRALHYGALPADLSAANQAQSNTARVPYITSIPVLVMPSPSNNLYDQYAQNNFNTIESDSQFQTRQRPPISLPFNINWPLAPYFPILVKDPLLGFLHGGGWNNFFEYGQNADVCNRKQKAIEDGTEEMTKVEEGNTNENVNLLVPETKKNAREARAIRKRTVSTEAPKMKIPESSKKLKKFFSKPAADTPAVKPVKPETPAQGTKTVPKDDDLRFHMGSFSLFGGRPSVPSYNPGFFINKLKVRRGGVAIAGPGGVATAGKGGAAIVGPGGLAYTQPGGLAVAGPSSRVVALTSDVDLSTIVTRLQQQQAATDVWRRFGRGGGGEYSGYDAFSGYDQRPEEYQFDGLNFVQSTAVGDSTFTLFLKPVAHAVNGPKGTAIANPVSHVIIGSGQKGNVVFNPRASAIVGPGGIAHAQSDLYFATVQYLPFYGGGKGQYLEVKTNNRGVVISEVIVSEEKISSENVVKNIDESLLSKVLAKNLQNLQSLSSGLIKLHNLGRKTGALNNSDKERFRSQLASLGDAASNTIKLIDEVGDNVDVLFKSGSKRQYENDEEYVGEEGVGIDSPDDEDNIGLPISGITIAEAKPVGLAVIGEHGLAASRPQATAVAVSGIALARPVATAIAGVNPAQLGINFQVNNKHEA comes from the exons ATGGCGCAGTACTCATGGATCATATTTTCG GTGATGCTGACATGCTGCCTTTTAGAGGTGTCTTCGCGGCCTTCTGACAGCga GTCAGCGACTTCGCTGAGATTTGATATACCTGAAGAAGCAACGGATGACATCAACGATGATGAAGAGTTGCCACGAGAACAAATCAGATATCTTGATATTGATAATAACAATACGCAAGATATTTTAGACAAAATAAGTGCTATTAACAAAGGACTAATAAAACCCAATAGGATGAGAAACAAAAACTCGCAAACTCATACTCTTGGGGATTACGTTCTGGACGCATCTACTCTAGAGAAAATACAGCAAATTATATCAGATAGCAAACTAAATGGTTACTCTAATGTTCAAAAGAAGCAAGAGAGTAATTATCTTACAAGTCAAAATATAAATCAAATTCGATATGACAATTCAAGAGCATTGCATTATGGAGCACTCCCAGCTGATTTATCGGCTGCGAATCAAGCGCAGAGCAATACGGCACGTGTCCCATATATCACAAGTATACCTGTCCTCGTTATGCCTTCACCATCAAATAATTTATACGATCAATATGCACAAAACAATTTTAATACCATAGAGTCTGACTCTCAATTCCAGACACGACAGAGACCACCGATTTCACTTCCTTTTAATATAAATTGGCCATTAGCACCATACTTTCCTATTCTAGTCAAAGATCCATTACTTGGGTTTCTTCATGGTGGTGGATGGAATAATTTCTTTGAATATGGCCAAAACGCTGACGTGTGTAACAGAAAGCAAAAAGCTATAGAAGATGGAACTGAAGAAATGACTAAAGTTGAAGAAGGAAATACAAATGAAAATGTAAATTTGTTGGTAccggaaacaaaaaaaaatgctagAGAAGCAAGAGCGATTAGAAAAAGGACTGTCTCTACGGAAGCCCCCAAAATGAAAATTCCGGAAAGTTCAAAGAAATTGAAAAAGTTTTTCAGCAAACCTGCTGCGGATACGCCTGCTGTAAAACCTGTCAAACCCGAAACACCTGCACAAGGCACAAAAACCGTGCCGAAAGACGATGATTTGAGATTTCACATGGGTTCGTTTTCGTTATTTGGAGGTCGGCCATCTGTGCCTTCATATAATCCTGGGTTCTTTATAAATAAGCTTAAAGTGAGAAGAGGAGGCGTAGCTATTGCGGGTCCGGGTGGAGTAGCAACTGCTGGAAAAGGAGGAGCAGCCATAGTTGGTCCTGGTGGTCTGGCCTACACGCAGCCAGGAGGTCTTGCTGTCGCCGGGCCATCCTCTCGAGTTGTGGCTCTCACCTCTGACGTAGACCTTTCAACCATCGTGACTCGTCTGCAGCAGCAGCAAGCCGCTACCGACG TCTGGAGAAGATTTGgacgaggaggaggaggagaaTACTCGGGATACGACGCGTTCAGTGGATATGACCAACGACCGGAAGAGTATCAATTTGATGGATTAAACTTTGTACAATCGACGGCTGTTGGAGACAGTACTTTCACTTTGTTTTTGAAACCAGTTGCGCATGCCGTAAATGGCCCTAAGGGAACGGCGATCGCGAATCCAGTTTCTCATGTGATCATAGGGTCCGGGCAGAAGGGAAATGTAGTGTTTAATCCTAGGGCGTCCGCTATAGTTGGCCCTGGAGGCATTGCTCATGCCCAATCTGATCTCTACTT CGCAACGGTCCAATATCTGCCATTTTACGGCGGCGGCAAGGGCCAATATCTAGAAGTAAAGACCAACAACCGAGGAGTTGTCATCAGTGAAGTCATAGTATCAGAAGAAAAGATAAGCAGCGAAAATGTAGTTAAAAATATCGATGAGAGCCTCTTATCGAAAGTACTAGCCAAGAATCTTCAAAACCTGCAATCTTTATCAAGTGGTTTGATAAAGCTGCACAATCTTGGAAGAAAGACTGGTGCTTTAAATAACAGTGACAAGGAAAGGTTCCGGTCCCAACTGGCATCCCTGGGGGACGCGGCTTCGAACACTATCAAGCTTATTGATGAAGTTGGAGACAATGTTGACGTTTTGTTCAAAAGTGGATCGAAGAGGCAGTATGAAAATGATGAGGAATAT GTCGGTGAAGAGGGCGTTGGTATTGACTCGCCCGACGATGAGGACAATATTGGACTCCCAATATCGGGCATCACTATTGCTGAAGCCAAACCTGTTg GTCTAGCAGTAATAGGCGAGCATGGTCTAGCAGCTTCGCGCCCTCAAGCCACCGCCGTGGCCGTGTCAGGCATCGCGCTCGCCCGCCCAGTCGCCACCGCCATCGCGGGTGTCAACCCTGCGCAACTGGGCATTAACTTCCAAGTCAATAATAAACATGAAGCGTAG
- the LOC134793430 gene encoding uncharacterized protein LOC134793430 translates to MTVFICITAALLAAVSAAPPSQPRFYQGPGNPNFQPGLEQYYLDNAEVANYYNQAQQKQGQVNANAPARLENLEPDSEVELVPGVQQPQQPPQQNPVSPNLPGLVPGQRVFIVHMPVPGYRPGTVGGYQPLYIVAAAPQGGNAGAYAANGYQNAILLDPSGQAVLSPVNGYYRPGLGPQQANPGLLLGAPLGLQRPFDLAYQDPNLAYQQVGPQGPGPEGQQIRLAPVPFRQPAAVANAAPSANQSAAPSEQKRVGQSSESNELKEEPKRNARPTLAHAPRKP, encoded by the exons ATGACCGTCTTTATT TGCATCACTGCAGCTTTGCTCGCGGCTGTCTCAGCAGCGCCTCCCAGCCAGCCAAGATTCTACCAGGGGCCTGGGAATCCTAACTTTCAGCCCGG GCTGGAGCAGTATTACTTGGACAACGCGGAAGTGGCGAACTACTACAACCAGGCGCAACAGAAGCAAG GTCAAGTGAACGCGAACGCGCCAGCTCGGCTGGAGAACCTGGAGCCTGACAGCGAAGTGGAACTGGTTCCAGGAGTGCAGCAGCCGCAGCAGCCGCCTCAGCAG AATCCAGTATCTCCCAACTTGCCGGGCTTGGTGCCTGGACAGCGGGTGTTCATTGTGCATATGCCAGTCCCGGGATACAG GCCTGGTACTGTTGGAGGGTACCAGCCCCTATACATTGTAGCTGCAGCACCTCAAGGGGGCAACGCTGGAGCATATGCAGCCAATG GGTACCAAAATGCCATCCTACTCGACCCCTCCGGGCAAGCAGTGCTGTCTCCAGTGAACGGGTACTACCGACCGGGCCTGGGGCCTCAGCAGGCCAACCCTGGACTACTTCTGGGAGCGCCTCTTGGCTTGCAGCGACCTTTCGACTTGGCGTATCAAGATCCTAACCTAGCATACca ACAAGTTGGACCTCAAGGACCGGGACCAGAGGGTCAGCAGATTCGCCTGGCTCCCGTGCCATTCCGTCAACCTGCAGCCGTCGCTAACGCTGCTCCAAGTGCAAACC AATCAGCAGCACCGTCAGAGCAGAAGCGTGTGGGCCAATCATCGGAGAGCAACGAACTGAAGGAAGAACCGAAGCGCAACGCGAGACCTACGCTTGCCCATGCCCCGCGCAAACCTTAG